The Hydra vulgaris chromosome 14, alternate assembly HydraT2T_AEP genome includes the window TTTGAATCAACagttgatttttgaatttttttaaatattgcacCTATTATATGAGAGTTTTTGATTTCCTTTACAATATCTGTTGCTTGTGACATTAACACACAAAGAGtaggtatttttataaaatcattaaaaagcaAATTGAGACCATGAGATATACATCCATAGCAATTAAGAAGAGGATAGctgatttttaatagtttccAGGCCTTTTTCATGTTTGCTGCATTGTCTGTTACTATTCCCAtaaattttttaggaattatttCTTCTAATACCCTCCGTATTTCATCTGCTATGTATTCCCCAGAATGACTTGATGAACCTGAAAATTATTACTTTcatgtaaatactttacaaactgatcagttataaaattaaaagttttgagtaTGAAGAACTAAGTTACGATTTGGGAGagagttaaaaacaattttttttaaaaaatgtatttattatttattcttaaaaataaatataaatttatgtaaattttaccTGAAGCTAGTGATTTCCATAAAATAGGTAATGATGAAGGC containing:
- the LOC136090710 gene encoding uncharacterized protein LOC136090710; translation: MCDGWSNIRNEAIINFVLTLPSSLPILWKSLASGSSSHSGEYIADEIRRVLEEIIPKKFMGIVTDNAANMKKAWKLLKISYPLLNCYGCISHGLNLLFNDFIKIPTLCVLMSQATDIVKEIKNSHIIGAIFKKIQKSTVDSNISLKLPVKTRWGSTVACLESIQKNKQSLKSLAISERCVLNSTTKNSLLSDFFWDNV